The Leisingera daeponensis DSM 23529 genome contains the following window.
GTTCCGGTTCCGGCTGCGGGTCCGGCTCAGGAGCGGGCGCTGCGGCGTCGGCGCCGGCTTCGGTTTCGATGCGGTCCGCCATGGCGTCCGGGGTCCGCGCGGCGGCGTGGCTGCGCGTGAAAATCCGGTAGGGTCTGGCGGCGTCCGGCTCCGGCTGCTGCAGGCGGCTGAAATCCGGGTCTGCCGCGAAGGCCTCTGCCGTGTCGCCGTCTGCGTCTTCCGGCTGGGCAAAGAAATCCTCTTCCGGCGTTTCCGAGGGGTCTGCCTCTGCGGTGTCATGCTCCGCTGGGGCGAAGAAGGCGGCGGTGTCCGGGCGGTCCGGTGCGGCGGCCCGGGTCTGCTCGCGGGCGAAGAAGGCGGCAATCGCATCCTCTTCCGGTTCGGCCCTGCCCAGACCGGCGAACGCATCGTCTGGTTCACCGCAAAAGTCTGCGCCGGGCGCGTCCGGCGGATCGCGGAACGCCTCGGTCAGAGCCGCGGCGGCGTCCGGGCTGGCGGGGGCCGGGGCCGGACCGGGTTCAGGGTCCAGGCGGAAGCTGCTGCCGAGGCTGAAGGGCGCAGGGCTGCCGGTGTCCTCCGCGGGCGGCTGCACCGGTTCCGCGGCTGCGGCAGCGGTGCCGTCCAGGCGGACCCGTTCCCGCTTTTCGCCGATGATATCCTTGATGAACTTCATACCCATTTCCTTCAGTTCTTAACCGTTTGCGGGCTGTTGCCGGGACGCCCGAAGATCCTGCGCAAGCGGCCGGCGAATGTAGGCTTGTCCCGGCGCAGGCCCAGTGCCGGGTCCGACGGGTCTGCCAGCAGTACCGGGGTTGCGCCCGGCGGCTGCTGCGCGGACGGGGCGATTTTCCTGCGCCAGGAGATCGCATCCTCCTCCTCCAGCCATGCCTCCAGGTCGGTGACCGGCTCGCCGAAGATGTTGACCAGCGGGCGGCGCGGTCCGGGCTGCTGCGCGGCGGGCGGGGTCTGCGCCCGGCGGGCGGAGCGCGGCAGGCCGGGCTCAAGGCTGCCATTGGTCTTGGCGACCAGTTCGGAGATAACCTCAGCGAGCCTGCTGCCGTCGTCGGCGCAGGCGTCCGCCGCTGCGGGGGCCGGGCCGGGTTGCGGCTCTGCGGCGTGCTGCGGCGCGTCTTCCTCCGCCAGGGCGGCGGCCCAGCCGCTGGCGCTCTGGAACCGTTCCGCCGGAAGCACCGACATCGCTATGTCCACGGTCGCCAGCAGCGCCGGGTCCGCGGCCCAGGGCCCGCCCAGCAGCGGGCGGCAGGGGTCCGGAGCGCCCGCCAGCAGCGCCGCCAGCCGCTTTTGGCTGGGTGCGGGCGGGGCGCCCGTGATCAGGTAGTAGAGCGTGGCGCCAAGCGCGTAGAGGTCGCAGGCCGGGCGCTGGGGCAGATCGGGGCTGTAAAGCTCATGGGCGGAATAGCCGTCCTTGACCGCCAGCAGCATCGGCAGCGCGGTGCCGTCATCGGGGGTGCTGCCGCAGGCGGCGCCGAAATCGATCAGCGTCACGGTGCCGTCCTTGCCGAGCAGGATGTTGTCCGGCGAGATGTCGCGGTGCAGGACGCCCAGCCGGTGCAGGCAGTCCAGCGCCTCCAGCGCCTGATCGAGGATCCGGCGCAGCACCGGCCCGGTCAGCCGCTCCGGCTGCTCCTCGCGCACGGTGAGCAGGTCCAGCCCGTCGATGAACTCCATCGCGATATAGGCGGTCTGGTTTTCCTTGAACACCTGGTGGACACCGACGATGGCGGGATGGCGGGCGCGGGCCAGCAGATGCGCCTCGCGCAGGAAGGCGCGCAGCACGTTGCGGCAGGATCTGGCGTGTTCTGGCGCGGCGGGTTCCACATCGGTGCCGCTGCGGCGGCAGAGGCCCGCCGGATAGCATTCCTTGATCACGACGCGGCGTTCCAGGCTGTCGCGGGCCAGGTAGGTGATGCCGAAGCCGCCGCTGAGCAGAGGCCGCTCGATCTGGTACTGGCCCTGCAGCAGCTTGAAGCCGCTGGGCAGTTCGCAGGCCGGCGCCGGATCGGCGGAAAAGATGTCATGCGGCACGGCGTCAGGTCCTTGTGGCGGCGTGGGGCCCGGGCGGAGGGCGCGGGCGGGCCTTCACGCTGAAAGCCAAATGCGGAATGTTCGCGGCAGCTTCCGGGCAATTGCGGCAGGGCTGCCCGATTTCCGCCGCATTTGCCCGGAAAGGGCTGTAAACACAGGGTTAAGAGCCTGCCGGCGACTTGCGTTGAAGTTAGTTAAACTGGGCGCCTATAGGGCCGGCAGCGCGGCAGCAGCGGCGCTGCGCCGGAAGCCGCCGCCCCGGCGCGCCGCCGCCGCGCCTGCGAAAGGGCGGCCTGGCCGCGGACAACGCTAGGGCAGGGTGTCTAAGGCGTTGCAAAACTTTGCTTTTCCCCTTCTGGTATCGCGGCGTAAGTCCATTGATTCGGTTTTGGCGAACGCTATAGTGCTGCTGAAAAGGGGGAACGGTTCCGTGGCTGAGGCCGAATATCAGAACTTGCGTGACCGGCTGCGCGGCGGCACGCGGCACTGCCATGCCGCGCTGGATGACGAGGTGACCCGGCTGGACCGGCAGGGCGCGGAGGGTTATGCGCGCTTTCTGCTGCTGCAGTGGCGGCTGTTCGCGGCGCTGGAGCCGGTGAGCCAGGGCGCGGCCTGCGCGCCTGTGATCCGCGATCTGAAGCAGCGGGCGGGCGCGGATCTGGAGCGGCTGGGCCGTCTGGCGCCTGTGCCGCGGCTGCCGCTGGAGCCGCATCCGCTGGCGGTGGATTACGTGGTGTGCGGCTCGCGCCTGGGCACCAAGGTGCTGCGCAAGCGCTGGCTGGACCGCGGCCTGCCGGAGACCGCCTATGCGGGCAGCTATTTGTCGGCACCGCCCTATATGGACTACTGGCGCGGCTATGTGGCCCGGGCCGAAGACCTGCCCGCCGAAGGTGCCGCAGCGGACCGGATTGTCACAGATGCTACCTGCCTGTTCGAATTTTGCTTAGAATGTATTTC
Protein-coding sequences here:
- a CDS encoding FHA domain-containing protein, whose translation is MKFIKDIIGEKRERVRLDGTAAAAAEPVQPPAEDTGSPAPFSLGSSFRLDPEPGPAPAPASPDAAAALTEAFRDPPDAPGADFCGEPDDAFAGLGRAEPEEDAIAAFFAREQTRAAAPDRPDTAAFFAPAEHDTAEADPSETPEEDFFAQPEDADGDTAEAFAADPDFSRLQQPEPDAARPYRIFTRSHAAARTPDAMADRIETEAGADAAAPAPEPDPQPEPEPAFIAAEPPAPQAAAAPAAQPAWDAPAAEAPVCAPAAAPIAAPAGAPIDVPAPSMGRGASRAGRVKTRLLGFSPAQAAGADPFARSAEAAAPGYTRFPVGWLAIVQGPGRGAAFTLFSGVTVIGRGADQTVRLDFGDNSISRDNHAAIAYDPEQKSFFIGHGGKANLVRRNGRPVLSTEALSAGDVIRIGETTLRFVPLCGADFGWDQPQHSDAADAAFR
- a CDS encoding serine/threonine protein kinase; translated protein: MPHDIFSADPAPACELPSGFKLLQGQYQIERPLLSGGFGITYLARDSLERRVVIKECYPAGLCRRSGTDVEPAAPEHARSCRNVLRAFLREAHLLARARHPAIVGVHQVFKENQTAYIAMEFIDGLDLLTVREEQPERLTGPVLRRILDQALEALDCLHRLGVLHRDISPDNILLGKDGTVTLIDFGAACGSTPDDGTALPMLLAVKDGYSAHELYSPDLPQRPACDLYALGATLYYLITGAPPAPSQKRLAALLAGAPDPCRPLLGGPWAADPALLATVDIAMSVLPAERFQSASGWAAALAEEDAPQHAAEPQPGPAPAAADACADDGSRLAEVISELVAKTNGSLEPGLPRSARRAQTPPAAQQPGPRRPLVNIFGEPVTDLEAWLEEEDAISWRRKIAPSAQQPPGATPVLLADPSDPALGLRRDKPTFAGRLRRIFGRPGNSPQTVKN
- a CDS encoding biliverdin-producing heme oxygenase, whose protein sequence is MAEAEYQNLRDRLRGGTRHCHAALDDEVTRLDRQGAEGYARFLLLQWRLFAALEPVSQGAACAPVIRDLKQRAGADLERLGRLAPVPRLPLEPHPLAVDYVVCGSRLGTKVLRKRWLDRGLPETAYAGSYLSAPPYMDYWRGYVARAEDLPAEGAAADRIVTDATCLFEFCLECISAESAEGKAIHA